A window of the Cystobacter fuscus genome harbors these coding sequences:
- a CDS encoding NADP-dependent glyceraldehyde-3-phosphate dehydrogenase, producing the protein MTTLDELFPSEEQIPAGVRLPAYVEQREYLVGGELRVWGGDLNPVRSPVFVKTARGVEQKVIGATPLLTSQESLEALRAAVKAYDHGRGAWPSMRVAERIEHVERFLVAMRAQRTAVVNLLMWEIGKTQGDSEKEFDRTIDLIVETIRALKELDRTSSRFVQEQGIMAQIRRAPIGVALCMGPYNYPLNETFSTLFPALLMGNAVIFKPAKFGVLLIRPLLEAFRDCFPPGVINIIYGRGRETVGALMESGEVDLFAFIGTNKGASELKRMHPRPHRLKSVLGLDAKNPAIILDDADLDNTVKECITGTLSFNGQRCTALKVLLVHRKVVKPFLERFSAAVDKLKPGMPWTPGVALTPLPEPGKTDYLKGLVDDAVGKGAKVVNELGGQVNQSFFFPAVVYPVTRDMRLASEEQFGPVIPVMVFDEDEEAVRYVVESQFGQQLSLFGQDSARIGRFIDAFANQVGRINLNCQCQRGPDTFPFNGRKDSAEGTLSVADALRVFSIRTLVAAKTTKENTSLVQSILTRRESDFLTTDFLF; encoded by the coding sequence ATGACGACCCTCGATGAGCTCTTTCCCTCCGAAGAACAGATTCCCGCCGGCGTGCGGCTGCCCGCGTATGTGGAGCAGCGCGAGTACCTCGTTGGAGGCGAGCTGCGCGTGTGGGGGGGAGATCTCAACCCGGTGCGCAGCCCGGTCTTCGTGAAGACGGCCCGGGGCGTGGAGCAGAAGGTGATTGGCGCCACGCCGCTGCTCACCTCCCAGGAGTCGCTCGAGGCGCTGCGGGCGGCGGTGAAGGCGTATGACCATGGCCGGGGCGCGTGGCCGTCCATGCGCGTGGCCGAGCGCATCGAGCACGTCGAGCGCTTCCTCGTGGCCATGCGCGCGCAGCGCACCGCGGTGGTGAACCTCTTGATGTGGGAGATCGGCAAGACGCAGGGCGACTCGGAGAAGGAGTTCGACCGGACGATCGATCTCATCGTCGAGACGATCCGCGCGCTCAAGGAGTTGGACCGGACCTCGTCGCGCTTCGTGCAGGAGCAGGGCATCATGGCGCAGATCCGCCGGGCGCCCATCGGCGTGGCGCTGTGCATGGGGCCGTACAACTACCCGCTGAACGAGACCTTCAGCACGCTGTTTCCCGCGCTGCTGATGGGCAACGCGGTCATCTTCAAGCCGGCGAAGTTCGGCGTGCTGCTCATCCGTCCGCTGCTCGAGGCGTTCCGCGACTGCTTCCCGCCGGGCGTCATCAACATCATCTACGGCCGGGGCCGCGAGACGGTGGGCGCGCTGATGGAGAGCGGCGAGGTGGACTTGTTCGCGTTCATCGGTACCAACAAGGGCGCCAGCGAGCTCAAGCGCATGCACCCGCGTCCGCACCGCCTCAAGTCGGTGCTGGGGCTGGACGCGAAGAACCCGGCGATCATCCTGGACGACGCGGACCTCGACAACACGGTGAAGGAGTGCATCACGGGCACGCTGTCCTTCAACGGGCAGCGGTGCACGGCGCTCAAGGTGCTGCTGGTGCACCGCAAGGTGGTCAAACCCTTCCTCGAGCGCTTCAGCGCGGCGGTGGACAAGCTCAAGCCGGGCATGCCGTGGACGCCGGGGGTGGCGCTCACGCCGCTGCCCGAGCCGGGGAAGACGGACTACCTGAAGGGTCTGGTGGACGACGCGGTGGGCAAGGGGGCGAAGGTGGTGAACGAGCTGGGAGGACAGGTGAACCAGTCGTTCTTCTTCCCCGCGGTGGTGTACCCGGTGACGCGCGACATGCGGCTGGCGTCGGAGGAGCAGTTCGGCCCGGTGATACCGGTGATGGTGTTCGACGAGGACGAGGAGGCGGTGCGCTACGTGGTCGAGTCGCAGTTCGGGCAGCAGTTGAGCCTGTTCGGACAGGACTCGGCGCGCATCGGGCGGTTCATCGACGCGTTCGCCAACCAGGTGGGCCGCATCAACCTCAACTGCCAGTGCCAGCGTGGGCCGGACACGTTCCCCTTCAATGGGCGCAAGGACTCGGCCGAGGGCACGCTGTCGGTGGCGGACGCGCTGCGCGTGTTCTCCATCCGCACGCTCGTGGCGGCGAAGACGACGAAGGAGAACACCAGCCTGGTGCAGTCCATCCTCACGCGCCGCGAGTCGGACTTCCTCACCACCGACTTCCTCTTCTAG
- a CDS encoding CBS domain-containing protein, with protein sequence MAQTIREVMTRDVEVIGPQDTLRDAAEKMRSLNVGALPVCAGERVVGMITDRDIVVRAIALGMDSASTSVEDAMTGNVQFCFEDDDAMGVLARMRDMQVRRIIVVNEEERLVGIVSLGDLSQTISERRVGEALEGISEPTPSV encoded by the coding sequence ATGGCCCAGACAATCCGTGAAGTGATGACCCGCGACGTGGAAGTCATCGGTCCCCAGGACACGCTGCGTGACGCGGCCGAGAAGATGCGCAGTCTCAACGTGGGTGCCCTGCCCGTGTGTGCGGGAGAGCGCGTGGTGGGCATGATCACCGACCGCGACATCGTCGTGCGCGCCATTGCCCTCGGCATGGACTCGGCCAGCACGTCGGTGGAGGACGCGATGACGGGCAACGTGCAGTTCTGCTTCGAGGACGACGACGCCATGGGCGTGCTCGCCCGGATGCGGGACATGCAGGTGCGCCGCATCATCGTGGTGAACGAGGAGGAGCGTCTGGTGGGCATCGTGTCGCTGGGCGACCTGTCCCAGACGATCAGCGAGCGGCGCGTGGGCGAGGCCCTGGAGGGCATCTCCGAGCCGACCCCGAGCGTCTGA
- a CDS encoding site-2 protease family protein, producing MRGNIQVFTLKGIPIRVHFSFLLILPLLAWSFGQSFQLAARAADVPPERLSGPPLLWGLGVAVALFLSVLLHELAHSVYALRKGGEVSDIRLMMIGGVSNITRMPDGSRNEALMALAGPVTSLLLGALALFAHHLLADTRSFNLSFAVFYLGSLNIFLGLFNLLPAFPMDGGRILRALLTGWLGRVRATRVAGWVGQGFALLFGLYGIVTGNLVLLFIAFFVFMGAAAESRQVLLQSKLADVPVRELMGPRTATVEAAASLRELTELLYGERLRAAPVVEQGRVVGLVTVEALRQVPVEKLASMAVRELSEPVPVLTPDSTAWEAIEEMGKRQMPQLPVTQDGALVGIISQDDILRGLELKELKESRRQGPWNLGGRGHESPT from the coding sequence GTGCGTGGAAACATCCAGGTCTTCACCCTGAAGGGCATCCCCATCCGGGTGCACTTCTCCTTCCTGCTCATCCTCCCGTTGCTCGCGTGGAGCTTCGGGCAGTCGTTCCAACTGGCGGCGCGCGCGGCGGACGTGCCCCCCGAGCGGCTGTCGGGGCCGCCGCTCCTGTGGGGGCTGGGCGTCGCCGTGGCGCTCTTCCTGTCGGTGCTGCTGCACGAGCTCGCCCACTCCGTCTACGCGCTGCGCAAGGGCGGCGAGGTGAGCGACATCCGGCTGATGATGATTGGCGGCGTGTCCAACATCACCCGCATGCCCGACGGCTCGCGGAACGAGGCGCTCATGGCGCTCGCCGGGCCCGTGACGAGCCTGCTGCTCGGCGCGCTGGCGTTGTTCGCCCACCACCTGCTCGCGGACACGCGCTCCTTCAACCTGAGCTTCGCCGTCTTCTACCTGGGCTCGCTCAACATCTTCCTGGGCTTGTTCAACCTGCTGCCCGCCTTCCCCATGGACGGAGGGAGGATCCTGCGCGCGCTGCTCACCGGGTGGCTCGGGCGGGTGCGGGCCACGCGCGTGGCGGGCTGGGTGGGCCAGGGCTTCGCGCTGCTCTTCGGCCTGTACGGCATCGTCACCGGCAACCTCGTGCTGCTCTTCATCGCCTTCTTCGTCTTCATGGGCGCGGCGGCCGAGTCGCGCCAGGTGCTGCTCCAGTCGAAACTGGCCGACGTGCCCGTGCGCGAGCTGATGGGGCCGCGCACCGCCACGGTGGAGGCGGCGGCGAGCCTGCGCGAGCTGACGGAGCTGCTCTATGGCGAGCGGCTGCGGGCCGCGCCCGTGGTGGAGCAGGGGCGCGTGGTGGGGCTCGTCACGGTGGAGGCGCTGCGGCAGGTGCCCGTGGAGAAGCTGGCGAGCATGGCCGTGCGCGAGCTGAGCGAGCCGGTGCCCGTGCTCACCCCGGACTCCACCGCTTGGGAGGCCATCGAGGAGATGGGAAAGCGGCAGATGCCCCAGCTTCCCGTCACCCAGGACGGGGCGCTCGTGGGCATCATCTCCCAGGACGACATCCTGCGCGGGCTGGAGCTCAAGGAACTCAAGGAGTCGCGCCGCCAGGGGCCGTGGAACCTCGGGGGCCGCGGGCACGAGTCGCCCACCTGA
- a CDS encoding MFS transporter has translation MILQGTETGYPRHVHRMAAGALFFLQGVCFASWASRIPSIQQRLGLSEAALGLVLLALPAGSMAALPAAGWWVSRKGSALVALTALVVYAAGLVGLGFVGSLPVLLGVLFVFGFTGNVVNISVNTQAVGVEALYGRSVMASFHGLWSLAGFVAAGIGAGMIGAGVAPLPHFLGMGLFMLAVLAACSRFLLADAPDEGAGQRVFVMPDRELLGLGVMAFCCMICEGAMFDWSGVYFARVVGAEPDWVGAGYAAFMAMMASGRFLADELTRRFGLRRVFQTSGVLIALGLALAVLLPRLPTALAGFMLVGLGVSSVVPLVYGAAGRSRTMSPGAALAAVSSIGFLGFLVGPPLIGLVAGVATLRGSFTLIAMLGLGVAVLGSRRPA, from the coding sequence ATGATTCTCCAGGGTACGGAAACGGGTTATCCGCGCCACGTCCACCGCATGGCGGCCGGCGCGTTGTTCTTCCTCCAGGGTGTGTGTTTCGCGAGCTGGGCCTCGCGCATCCCGAGCATCCAGCAGCGCCTGGGCCTGAGCGAGGCGGCGCTGGGGCTGGTGCTGTTGGCGCTGCCGGCCGGGTCCATGGCGGCGCTGCCGGCGGCGGGCTGGTGGGTGTCGCGCAAGGGCAGCGCGCTGGTGGCGCTCACCGCGCTCGTCGTCTACGCGGCGGGGCTCGTGGGGCTGGGCTTCGTGGGCTCGCTGCCGGTGCTGCTCGGCGTGCTGTTCGTGTTTGGCTTCACCGGCAACGTGGTGAACATCTCGGTGAACACGCAGGCGGTGGGGGTGGAGGCGCTCTATGGGCGCTCGGTGATGGCGTCCTTCCACGGGCTGTGGAGCCTGGCGGGCTTCGTCGCCGCGGGCATTGGCGCGGGGATGATTGGCGCGGGGGTGGCGCCGCTGCCGCACTTCCTGGGCATGGGGCTGTTCATGCTGGCGGTGCTCGCCGCGTGCTCGCGCTTCCTGCTCGCGGACGCACCGGACGAGGGCGCCGGGCAGCGGGTGTTCGTGATGCCGGACCGGGAGCTGCTGGGCCTGGGCGTCATGGCCTTCTGCTGCATGATCTGCGAGGGCGCCATGTTCGACTGGAGCGGGGTGTACTTCGCGCGCGTGGTGGGGGCGGAGCCGGACTGGGTGGGGGCGGGCTACGCGGCGTTCATGGCGATGATGGCGTCGGGGCGCTTCCTCGCGGACGAGCTCACGCGGCGCTTCGGGCTGCGGCGGGTGTTCCAGACGAGCGGCGTGCTCATCGCGTTGGGGCTCGCGCTGGCGGTGCTGCTGCCGCGGCTGCCCACGGCGCTCGCGGGCTTCATGCTGGTGGGGCTGGGCGTGTCGAGCGTGGTGCCGCTGGTGTACGGGGCGGCGGGCCGCTCGCGCACCATGTCCCCGGGGGCCGCGCTGGCGGCGGTGTCCTCCATCGGCTTTCTGGGCTTCCTGGTGGGCCCGCCGCTCATCGGGCTGGTGGCGGGCGTGGCCACCCTGCGCGGCTCGTTCACCCTCATCGCGATGCTGGGCCTGGGCGTGGCGGTGCTGGGCAGCCGCCGGCCGGCCTGA